Genomic window (Verrucomicrobiia bacterium):
AATACCGCCGGCAGTGGGCCACCGTGGTGAGGAACTTGAAGGAGCTGTGTGCTTACGCGGAAAAACGCGGCCGCCAAATTTGCTTTGAGCCGTTGAACCGCTTTGAAACCGACTTCATCAACACCTGCGATCAAGGCTTGAAACTGATTCAAGCGGTGGGCAGTCCGGTGCTGAAGCTGCATCTCGACACGTTCCACATGAACGTCGAGGAGAAATTTCAGGCTCGAGCCATTCGCCGGGCGGGCAAACACCTGGGGCATTTCCACGCCTGCGGCAGTGATCGCGGCACTCCGGGCAACGACCATCTGGACTGGCCCTCCATCGCCAAAGCGCTCAAGGACATTCGCTATCAAGGCAACGTCACCATCGAATCCTTCACCACCGAGGTAAAGGTGATTGCGCGGGCGGCGGCCATCTGGCGGCAAATTGAGCCGACCCGGGATGAAATTGCCGTCAAAGGACTGGCCTTTTTGAAGCGAACTCTCAAATAAATCGTCGGTTAAACACTTATGAAAATATCCTGGTTTTATTCACTGGCACTGGGCGCGCTCTTA
Coding sequences:
- a CDS encoding sugar phosphate isomerase/epimerase → MKFGINTFLFTSPFTTASTRWFKSFKRWGFDSVEIPIEDPVHIDPVRVKRELDRHGLICGSVCVAMSPDRDLRGNAKQQKTGMTYMKRLLDQMVVLDCPSLIGPVYSAVGRADAVPPVEYRRQWATVVRNLKELCAYAEKRGRQICFEPLNRFETDFINTCDQGLKLIQAVGSPVLKLHLDTFHMNVEEKFQARAIRRAGKHLGHFHACGSDRGTPGNDHLDWPSIAKALKDIRYQGNVTIESFTTEVKVIARAAAIWRQIEPTRDEIAVKGLAFLKRTLK